From Mytilus edulis chromosome 9, xbMytEdul2.2, whole genome shotgun sequence, the proteins below share one genomic window:
- the LOC139488240 gene encoding U3-aranetoxin-Ce1a-like has translation MWKEISVVLVITCAVATASTDECRHDSQCGSDECCYYHEGPLMVSKKRQSIFFPVTVPMVFQGGWCEKYKKQGEYCNYFSKVNGHCDCGAGLKCTYIADPTMPPITPSGVMTAEHKRQVLFGGHTECQPIPST, from the exons ATGTGGAAAGAAATATCAGTTGTGTTAGTTATTACTTGTGCAGTTGCCACCGCTTCTACG GATGAATGTAGACATGATTCACAGTGCGGTTCAGATGAATGTTGTTATTACCATGAAGGTCCATTGATGGTTAGTAAGAAAAGACAGAGTATTTTCTTTCCTGTCACAGTACCGATGGTTTTTCAAG GTGGATGGTGTGAAAAATACAAGAAACAAGGTGAATACTGCAATTACTTTAGCAAAGTGAATGGTCACTGTGATTGCGGAGCCGGCCTAAAGTGCACTTACATAGCAGATCCGACAATGCCCCCAATAACCCCATCCGGAGTCATGACAGCAGAACACAAGCGACAGGTGTTATTTGGTGGACACACTGAATGCCAACCAATACCTTCAACataa
- the LOC139490304 gene encoding uncharacterized protein, with the protein MWKEILVVLVISCTVATASKVECRHDSQCGSDECCYYHEGPLLLSKKRQVDFINVTPMVIFQGGWCEKYLKQGEHCNHHNKINGHCECGTGLGCTFIADPTLPPMTPSGIMTAEHKRMLFFGGHSECQPVPLS; encoded by the exons ATGTGGAAAGAAATTTTAGTGGTGTTAGTTATTTCTTGTACAGTTGCCACCGCTTCTAAG GTTGAATGTAGACATGATTCACAGTGTGGTTCAGATGAATGTTGTTACTACCACGAGGGGCCATTGTTGCTTAGTAAGAAAAGACAGGTTGATTTTATAAATGTCACACCAATGGTTATCTTTCAAG GTGGATGGTGTGAAAAATACTTGAAACAAGGTGAACACTGTAATCACCATAACAAGATAAATGGTCACTGTGAATGCGGAACCGGTTTGGGTTGCACTTTCATAGCAGATCCGACATTGCCTCCAATGACCCCGTCTGGAATAATGACAGCAGAACACAAGCGCATGTTGTTTTTTGGTGGACATTCTGAATGCCAACCAGTAcctttatcataa